A genomic region of Candidatus Schekmanbacteria bacterium contains the following coding sequences:
- a CDS encoding cytochrome b/b6 domain-containing protein has protein sequence MAKEGEKVLRVNLIFRTQHISLMVSALVLAVTGYALLMHKSEAGKFIINFLGGYESRALIHRISAIVLIAVCIWHYLYVLFSKKAHDEFLKIIPSISDVKDFFNTIAYYLGGKKSFPNFDKFNFIQKFQYWGVAVGMIAMIMSGLVLWFKDISMAVIPKWAIDTLIALHGYEGVVTFLVLFIWHQYNVHLNPSVFPMDSVWLDGMIDVERLRKEHPLEYDRLMSEAVKGGR, from the coding sequence ATGGCAAAGGAAGGCGAAAAAGTCTTAAGAGTCAATCTGATTTTTAGAACACAACATATATCTCTGATGGTTTCCGCCCTTGTGCTTGCCGTAACAGGATATGCACTGCTAATGCATAAAAGCGAGGCGGGGAAATTTATAATAAACTTTCTGGGAGGATATGAGTCAAGGGCTTTAATTCATCGTATTTCAGCGATCGTTCTTATTGCAGTTTGCATATGGCATTACCTCTATGTTTTATTCTCGAAAAAAGCCCATGATGAATTCTTAAAGATTATTCCCTCTATAAGTGATGTAAAAGATTTTTTCAACACCATAGCTTATTATCTGGGAGGGAAAAAATCCTTCCCAAATTTTGACAAGTTTAACTTCATCCAGAAATTTCAATACTGGGGTGTAGCGGTTGGCATGATAGCAATGATAATGTCAGGATTGGTCCTCTGGTTTAAGGATATATCCATGGCGGTTATCCCCAAGTGGGCGATTGACACCTTGATAGCTTTGCACGGTTATGAGGGAGTAGTAACATTTCTTGTTCTTTTCATTTGGCATCAATATAATGTGCATCTTAATCCTTCCGTATTCCCCATGGACAGTGTGTGGCTTGATGGCATGATAGATGTGGAACGGTTGCGGAAAGAGCATCCTCTTGAATACGATAGACTGATGAGTGAAGCGGTTAAGGGAGGCAGATAA
- a CDS encoding cytochrome c3 family protein produces the protein MRGAAGIHNHKAKFIVCFVIALFFFLSFPGLSESASEPEHPACIDCHDIKAEKGDIPYAHDGMECADCHQDIKFTEDPHSRSKLAPLEICSGCHEKEAKDLNSSIHTGVMKGKDVRPPDCVSCHGNHKIFTMGNKGRDLLRAEIPKACAVCHSDLKFVAVTGGVYSKKVYVEYNNSIHGQSIEKGVMAAAVCTDCHGSHSIKSPVEQDSTVSRVKVPETCGKCHYGILKQYVNSIHYTAAMKGISSSPVCTNCHGIHTISALKSDEKGNGGREIVFNSCARCHGDLRLSKEFTVSAERVTSYMDSYHGLAARQGELTVADCGSCHGVHSVLPSSNPESMVSKNNLAKTCGQCHAGSSENFMKGSIHLMASEAGNSMESRVTLYLKWFYIFLIIATIAGMGAHNLLDFIRKAQKKYRGEIPHAHRSGIYYERMSLSERVQHLMLLTSFIVLVITGFALKFPDSWWSYPFKIIEGGASMRGLVHRIAAAVMTAAALYHVYFIIVTKRGRSFLKGMIPVFKDAKDALMNLMYMALGKGERPKYDRFNYIEKSEYWALVWGTFVMAATGAVLWFENEVMMYLPKLLFDVSEVIHYYEAWLATLAILVWHIYYVIFNPDVYPMNWTWLTGKISREEMEEEHPLELEKIEQETKEVGNE, from the coding sequence ATGAGAGGAGCTGCAGGTATTCATAATCATAAAGCAAAATTTATTGTTTGTTTTGTTATTGCATTATTTTTTTTCCTTTCTTTTCCCGGATTGTCTGAATCCGCTTCAGAGCCAGAGCATCCTGCCTGCATAGACTGCCATGATATTAAAGCCGAGAAAGGCGATATCCCTTATGCCCATGATGGTATGGAATGCGCGGACTGTCATCAGGATATAAAATTTACTGAAGACCCTCATTCAAGGAGCAAGCTTGCACCGCTGGAGATTTGCAGCGGTTGCCATGAAAAAGAAGCGAAGGATCTTAATAGCAGTATCCATACAGGAGTGATGAAGGGAAAAGATGTTCGTCCGCCGGACTGTGTGTCCTGTCACGGGAATCATAAGATATTTACCATGGGAAACAAAGGACGCGACCTTCTCCGTGCTGAAATTCCAAAAGCCTGTGCGGTCTGCCACTCAGATCTTAAATTCGTTGCTGTCACCGGAGGTGTTTACTCGAAAAAGGTATATGTTGAATACAACAACAGCATTCACGGACAGTCCATTGAAAAAGGAGTGATGGCTGCTGCAGTGTGTACCGACTGCCATGGCTCGCACAGCATCAAAAGCCCTGTTGAGCAGGATTCAACGGTTTCAAGGGTAAAAGTTCCTGAAACATGCGGCAAATGTCATTACGGCATATTAAAACAGTACGTGAACAGCATACACTATACTGCTGCAATGAAGGGGATATCGTCTTCCCCTGTGTGTACTAACTGCCACGGGATTCATACAATAAGCGCGCTTAAATCTGATGAGAAAGGGAACGGCGGGCGTGAGATAGTCTTTAACTCCTGTGCCAGGTGTCATGGTGATTTAAGGCTTTCAAAGGAATTTACAGTATCTGCTGAGCGCGTGACAAGCTATATGGACAGCTATCACGGACTTGCTGCAAGGCAGGGTGAGCTTACGGTTGCAGACTGCGGAAGCTGTCACGGAGTCCATTCTGTGCTCCCTTCAAGTAACCCTGAGTCAATGGTGAGCAAGAACAACCTGGCAAAGACCTGCGGACAATGCCATGCCGGTTCAAGCGAAAATTTCATGAAAGGGAGCATCCATCTGATGGCGTCGGAAGCCGGCAACTCTATGGAGAGCAGGGTCACTCTTTATCTGAAGTGGTTTTACATCTTCTTGATTATCGCGACCATTGCCGGAATGGGAGCACACAACCTCCTCGATTTTATAAGGAAAGCGCAGAAAAAGTACCGTGGAGAAATCCCTCATGCGCATAGGTCTGGAATATACTACGAGAGGATGAGCTTAAGCGAAAGAGTTCAGCATCTGATGCTCCTCACATCTTTCATTGTGCTTGTAATAACAGGGTTTGCCCTTAAGTTCCCGGACTCATGGTGGAGCTATCCGTTCAAGATCATCGAGGGTGGGGCATCTATGAGAGGCCTTGTTCATAGGATAGCAGCTGCAGTCATGACAGCCGCAGCTCTCTATCATGTCTATTTCATCATTGTCACAAAAAGAGGAAGATCTTTTCTTAAGGGAATGATCCCTGTATTTAAAGATGCTAAGGATGCATTGATGAATCTCATGTATATGGCTCTTGGCAAAGGAGAAAGACCAAAATATGACCGGTTTAATTATATAGAAAAAAGCGAATACTGGGCACTTGTATGGGGGACCTTTGTGATGGCGGCAACAGGGGCTGTACTATGGTTCGAAAATGAAGTGATGATGTATTTACCGAAGCTCTTATTTGACGTCTCAGAGGTCATCCACTATTATGAAGCATGGCTTGCCACTCTTGCCATACTTGTTTGGCATATTTACTACGTAATTTTCAATCCCGATGTTTATCCAATGAACTGGACATGGCTTACCGGTAAGATATCAAGGGAAGAGATGGAAGAAGAACACCCTCTGGAACTTGAAAAAATTGAACAGGAAACGAAAGAGGTCGGCAATGAATAA
- a CDS encoding sigma-54-dependent Fis family transcriptional regulator, translating into MRQKILVVDDERIICQHLKRVLEKEGYEVEIAFNGKEALKVLEAKQFSVAVVDIRMPEMDGLELLDIIKNKYPETAVIIMTAHGSIETAVSSMKRGAVDYLAKPFESEEILLVIERVLERLKLLEENIYLKSQVEEKNRFGNIISQNHKIKSIFDLITTVAPTDSTVMITGETGTGKELVARAVHFNSYRKSKRFVTINCGALPETLLESELFGHEKGSFTGAVRQKLGKFEFADGGTVFLDEIGDITQTMQVKLLRFVQEMEFERVGGNSTIKVNVRIICATNKNLVEEVKKGNFREDLFYRINVVPIHIPPLRERMEDVPILALHFLRKNAEKMGKDISAISQDVLDKMMRYRWPGNVRELENIIERGVILEHGNTISKLDLPDDSRENVKKTVDITGYSLPQWLDIYESNYLREIMAKYRGNVASAIRQAGVGTKTFYRKIKKYNIKRSDFEEGQ; encoded by the coding sequence ATGAGACAGAAGATACTTGTTGTTGATGATGAGCGTATTATATGCCAGCACCTGAAAAGAGTGCTTGAGAAGGAAGGCTATGAAGTGGAAATTGCATTTAACGGCAAAGAGGCTTTAAAAGTCCTTGAGGCTAAACAGTTCAGCGTTGCTGTGGTTGATATAAGGATGCCTGAGATGGATGGGCTGGAACTTCTCGATATTATAAAAAATAAATATCCTGAAACAGCCGTGATAATCATGACAGCCCACGGCAGCATCGAGACAGCTGTAAGCTCCATGAAAAGAGGAGCCGTTGACTATCTTGCCAAACCCTTTGAGTCTGAAGAGATACTCCTTGTCATTGAAAGAGTTCTGGAGAGGTTAAAACTCCTCGAAGAGAATATATATCTTAAAAGCCAGGTCGAAGAAAAAAACCGCTTTGGCAATATAATCAGCCAGAACCACAAGATTAAATCCATCTTTGATCTCATAACCACGGTTGCTCCTACGGATTCGACTGTAATGATTACAGGAGAAACCGGCACAGGCAAGGAACTCGTGGCAAGGGCTGTGCATTTTAACAGCTACAGAAAATCCAAAAGGTTTGTGACCATAAACTGCGGGGCGCTTCCGGAAACGCTGCTCGAAAGCGAACTCTTCGGACATGAAAAGGGGTCATTTACCGGTGCTGTGCGGCAGAAGTTGGGCAAATTCGAATTTGCAGACGGAGGCACGGTTTTTCTCGATGAGATAGGGGATATAACACAAACCATGCAGGTGAAGCTTTTAAGGTTTGTTCAGGAAATGGAGTTTGAAAGGGTTGGCGGAAACTCCACCATAAAAGTGAATGTCAGGATAATCTGCGCCACAAACAAAAACCTTGTGGAAGAGGTAAAAAAAGGAAATTTCAGGGAAGATCTTTTCTACAGGATAAACGTAGTTCCCATCCATATCCCGCCGCTGCGCGAAAGGATGGAAGATGTACCGATTCTTGCCCTCCATTTCCTGAGGAAAAATGCTGAAAAGATGGGTAAGGATATATCCGCCATATCTCAGGATGTACTCGATAAGATGATGCGCTACAGATGGCCCGGCAATGTGAGGGAGCTTGAGAATATAATAGAGAGGGGCGTAATACTTGAACATGGCAACACCATTTCAAAACTGGATCTTCCCGATGATTCAAGAGAAAATGTCAAAAAGACAGTGGATATAACAGGTTATTCGCTTCCTCAATGGCTTGATATCTATGAGAGCAATTATCTGCGGGAAATAATGGCAAAATATCGCGGAAACGTGGCAAGTGCCATAAGGCAGGCCGGCGTTGGGACCAAGACCTTCTACAGGAAAATCAAAAAATACAACATCAAGCGCTCTGATTTCGAAGAAGGGCAATAG
- a CDS encoding PAS domain-containing protein yields the protein MKKNIIPFVIILLVIPSIFILSIRLQKSSEEELVKRYSDQQILVAREVSYSIGRFLKGIEDDLNLANYVISGSTLNSGNGFEKDVLFLSGYFMNIENICAVFIIGNNELRFFPKENKCRSIDRKALREAIKLTQQGDRQLQSLIPGSRQRQMIILPTGSYNSAPDTDNEYIIGCLIDVTGLAEQFAKPLKTSERSYAWIIGSDGNLVHHPFHKEMEGRNILKNTEECFDCHTNRFETERKMLSGNSGTAVYGIKGNEDKLVVYYPINLISVRKESRDTGKSWAIAISVPYTDVTHFIASVNRNIIILSGASIILIFFVGMYTIVINSRRVRIEEMMKWSREIIETKNRLETLFDGITDGICIIDKDYRIITMNRAMEEMMDVEGDAYESDFCYKQFAKRDNVCDVCPVKDTLTTGKPYQIERELSDSDSKKIRHWMIYTFPIRNADGDVFQVIKYVRDITAQKRIGEELELSKRLSAVGQMIAGIAHEIKNPLQNVSMGISLLKYDFGDNIESRKTLEGVSEGVKKLNTIVSDLLDFSRPLNIEVFDYNINEVLDEVLSEFEQEFALKGISIKKNYQKGALHEPVIKLDAFKIKQVFSNLLQNAAEAMPKGGIIVVTSISDEEDGKKKVTVKIRDSGIGISRENIYKVFDPFFTTKSKGVGLGMAIVKRIIELHKGTISVESKEGSWTEFTIVFTDEVHHEA from the coding sequence ATGAAAAAAAATATAATTCCATTTGTAATAATATTGCTGGTTATCCCTTCGATATTCATCCTTTCAATAAGACTCCAGAAGTCATCTGAGGAAGAGCTTGTTAAGCGGTATTCTGACCAGCAAATTCTTGTTGCCCGCGAGGTTTCATATTCAATCGGGAGGTTCCTGAAAGGGATTGAAGATGACCTTAATCTTGCAAATTATGTAATTTCAGGAAGTACTCTTAACTCGGGAAATGGTTTCGAAAAGGATGTCCTTTTTCTTTCCGGCTATTTTATGAACATTGAAAATATTTGTGCGGTTTTTATAATCGGGAATAATGAGCTCAGATTTTTTCCTAAAGAAAATAAATGCAGATCAATTGACAGGAAAGCGCTCAGGGAAGCGATAAAATTAACACAGCAGGGAGACAGACAACTTCAGTCATTAATCCCGGGGTCAAGACAGAGGCAGATGATTATTCTTCCTACGGGAAGTTATAACTCCGCGCCGGATACTGACAATGAATATATCATAGGCTGCCTTATAGATGTGACAGGACTTGCAGAGCAATTTGCAAAGCCGCTAAAGACCAGTGAACGCAGTTACGCATGGATCATTGGAAGTGATGGCAACCTCGTCCACCATCCATTCCACAAGGAAATGGAAGGAAGAAATATTTTAAAAAATACAGAGGAATGTTTTGACTGCCATACAAACAGGTTTGAAACAGAGAGAAAAATGCTTTCAGGCAATAGCGGCACTGCTGTATATGGCATAAAAGGGAACGAGGATAAGCTTGTTGTTTATTACCCGATTAATCTGATATCTGTCAGGAAAGAATCGCGCGATACTGGAAAGTCATGGGCTATCGCTATATCAGTACCTTATACTGATGTCACACATTTCATTGCCTCTGTTAACAGGAATATAATCATTCTCTCCGGTGCCTCTATTATCCTCATATTTTTTGTTGGCATGTATACAATAGTTATAAATTCAAGAAGGGTAAGGATTGAGGAGATGATGAAATGGAGCAGGGAGATAATAGAAACAAAGAACCGTCTTGAGACCCTTTTTGATGGTATAACCGATGGTATATGTATAATTGACAAGGATTACAGAATAATTACAATGAACAGGGCAATGGAAGAGATGATGGATGTGGAAGGAGATGCATATGAATCTGATTTCTGTTATAAACAATTTGCAAAAAGGGACAATGTCTGCGATGTCTGCCCGGTCAAGGATACTCTTACCACGGGAAAGCCTTACCAGATTGAAAGAGAGCTTTCCGATAGTGACAGTAAAAAGATAAGACACTGGATGATATATACCTTTCCCATAAGAAATGCGGATGGGGATGTTTTTCAGGTAATTAAATACGTAAGGGATATAACGGCTCAGAAAAGAATAGGAGAAGAACTGGAACTTTCAAAGAGGCTTTCAGCAGTGGGACAGATGATTGCAGGTATAGCACATGAGATAAAAAATCCATTGCAAAACGTCAGCATGGGCATATCGCTTTTAAAGTATGATTTTGGAGATAATATCGAAAGCCGGAAAACACTTGAAGGCGTTTCAGAGGGTGTAAAAAAGCTTAACACCATAGTCTCGGACCTTCTTGATTTTTCACGTCCTCTTAACATCGAGGTCTTTGATTATAACATCAATGAAGTGCTCGACGAAGTGCTTTCGGAATTTGAACAGGAGTTTGCACTTAAGGGGATTTCTATTAAAAAGAATTATCAGAAAGGTGCCTTACATGAGCCGGTAATAAAACTGGATGCCTTCAAGATAAAACAGGTTTTTTCAAATCTCCTCCAGAATGCTGCTGAAGCAATGCCAAAAGGTGGTATAATAGTAGTGACGTCAATTTCTGATGAAGAAGATGGGAAGAAAAAGGTAACTGTGAAAATCAGGGATTCCGGTATAGGTATAAGCAGGGAGAATATATACAAGGTATTCGATCCGTTCTTTACTACAAAAAGCAAGGGTGTGGGACTTGGAATGGCAATAGTAAAAAGGATAATTGAACTTCATAAAGGGACAATATCTGTTGAGAGTAAAGAAGGAAGCTGGACTGAGTTTACTATCGTATTTACAGATGAGGTTCATCATGAGGCATAA
- a CDS encoding cytochrome c3 family protein, whose product MLDKKNITLICSFIFAVLLLCIFIQGCREDELGLVFSHKFHTETGGAVGAECSQCHETNADGKKMTLPNHEQCSQCHEINESDPPDKCSSCHTREDNKVFLRDMQMMIKDVKFYHKVHIDLGFGCLECHPEIKTRDKTSVEDIPEMEVCSKCHRMTVSECSTCHDEIREGRKPIDHTIPVSHDSSWKEFHGRSARTDSDDCLLCHKSASCEECHTKVRPSSHSLSWKQDIHGRYATQDRDKCAVCHQADFCSRCHEQRPTTHYEPDWVPNHRTVASRDGRSCVVCHEREFCQECHRINFKKLVK is encoded by the coding sequence ATGTTAGATAAAAAAAATATAACGCTAATCTGCTCATTCATATTTGCAGTACTGCTTCTTTGTATATTTATCCAGGGATGCAGAGAAGACGAGCTGGGCCTCGTTTTTTCACATAAGTTCCATACTGAAACAGGAGGAGCAGTCGGGGCTGAATGCAGCCAGTGTCATGAGACAAATGCTGATGGAAAAAAGATGACGCTTCCCAATCACGAACAATGTTCCCAATGCCATGAGATAAACGAATCAGATCCACCTGACAAATGTTCATCATGTCACACAAGGGAAGACAACAAGGTTTTCCTGCGTGACATGCAGATGATGATAAAAGATGTGAAGTTTTACCACAAGGTGCATATTGATTTGGGCTTTGGATGCCTTGAATGCCATCCTGAGATCAAGACAAGAGATAAAACTTCGGTTGAAGACATACCTGAAATGGAAGTCTGTTCCAAATGCCATCGTATGACAGTTTCGGAATGCAGTACATGCCACGATGAAATAAGGGAGGGACGTAAGCCCATTGACCATACAATTCCGGTATCACACGACAGCTCCTGGAAAGAGTTTCATGGAAGGAGTGCCAGAACTGACTCAGATGACTGTCTCTTATGTCATAAGTCTGCAAGTTGTGAAGAATGCCATACAAAGGTAAGGCCATCTTCCCATAGCCTTTCATGGAAGCAGGATATACATGGCAGATATGCAACGCAGGACAGGGATAAGTGCGCCGTATGTCATCAGGCAGATTTCTGCAGCCGTTGCCATGAGCAAAGACCTACGACACATTATGAACCTGATTGGGTTCCAAATCACAGGACTGTAGCAAGCAGGGATGGAAGATCATGTGTTGTCTGCCATGAAAGAGAATTTTGTCAGGAATGCCATAGGATAAACTTCAAAAAACTTGTTAAGTAG